The proteins below come from a single Ictalurus furcatus strain D&B chromosome 15, Billie_1.0, whole genome shotgun sequence genomic window:
- the fam110c gene encoding protein FAM110C isoform X1: MLGTSRILEKGPGYLRKQMELEREGNVRASAAERLAATKPNYVKSPQVTSSPSAPEQVTGTGSPCGRGSTERSAPAPGTPASEQEANLAKRNSSKKRPDSILLYRQKCDLQRSSPGANYRRKRTLLKSLRERNRAGAPVSAGQNAESSSDTEQAQAEEDGKDKDNDNGPLPERVNVARRAIEAGGSESERARKGVSRSHSDISSRYSKNFADFDSFFMYCGLESDVVESLGRENFSSRSDERELSYAKVRSVSVATSDGEISHTSGDIDGRQEEDVKETRQQGSSVIERNARVIKWLYSCRNASESGKTLRDLD; encoded by the exons ATGCTGGGCACGTCGCGGATTCTGGAAAAGGGGCCCGGGTACTTGAGGAAGCAAATGGAGCTGGAGCGCGAGGGGAACGTGCGCGCGAGCGCAGCGGAGAGGCTCGCGGCCACCAAGCCCAACTACGTGAAGAGCCCACAGGTGACGAGTTCACCTTCCGCCCCCGAGCAGGTTACCGGTACAGGTTCCCCCTGCGGCCGAGGGTCCACCGAGCGGAGCGCACCAGCTCCCGGTACACCTGCTTCCGAACAGGAAGCAAATCTCGCGAAGCGGAACAGCTCCAAGAAACGACCGGACTCGATCTTACTGTACAGACAGAAGTGCGACCTGCAGAGAAGCTCACCGGGCGCGAACTACCGGCGCAAACGGACTTTACTCAAATCACTGAGAGAGAGGAACCGCGCAGGCGCTCCGGTTTCAGCCGGTCAGAACGCTGAAAGTTCATCCGACACGGAACAAGCTCAGGCGGAAGAGGACGGGAAAGATAAAGACAACGATAACGGCCCGTTGCCCGAGCGCGTGAACGTGGCGAGAAGAGCTATTGAAGCAGGAGGGTCCGAGTCGGAGCGCGCGAGGAAGGGGGTGTCGCGCTCGCACTCCGACATCAGCTCGCGCTATTCTAAAAACTTCGCCGACTTCGACTCGTTTTTCATGTACTGCGGCCTCGAGAGCGACGTCGTGGAGTCCCTGGGCAGAGAAAATTTCTCCTCGCGCTCGGATGAGCGTGAACTTTCCTACG CAAAGGTCCGGAGCGTAAGCGTGGCCACGTCAGACGGCGAGATTTCACACACCAGCGGTGACATCGACGGGCGTCAAGAGGAAGACGTGAAAGAGACTCGCCAACAAGGTTCGTCCGTTATAGAGCGCAACGCTCGAGTGATCAAATGGCTGTACAGCTGCAGAAACGCAAGTGAGTCCGGGAAAACGCTGCGAGATCTGGATTAG
- the fbxo25 gene encoding F-box only protein 25 isoform X2, with protein sequence MPFLGQDWRSPGWSWIKTEDGWKPFEFFGAHSKEFQLEELDNENKENLYAGNVCEVAAKKRKKDYINNNTKSQFLYKERWIYVQKESTRERHGYCTLGEAFNRLDFSSAIQDVRRFDYVVKLLHLIAKSQLTSLSGAAQKNYFNVLEKIVRKALDDQQNPRLIKALLQDLSSVLGTLIREVGKSVLVGNINIWHCRLETIHNWQQQLNNLQIPKRISNGMTLSDLPLHMQNNILYKFSDACDIINLGQATPTLHMLSEDRQLWKKLCQFHFAEKQFCRHLIMSEKGHVDWKLMFFTLQKYYPKKEQYGDTLHFCRHCSILFWKDSGHPCTSNDPDSCLTPVSPQHFIDLFRF encoded by the exons ATGCCATTCTTGGGCCAAGACTGGAGATCTCCTGGCTGGAGTTGGATCAAAACCGAGGATGGATGGAAACCCTTTGAGTTTTTTGGGGCTCACAGTAAAGAATTTCAGCTGGAAGA ACTCGACAATGAAAACAAAGAGAACTTATATGCAGGAAATGTGTGTGAAGTAGCTgccaagaaaaggaaaaaggactacatcaacaacaacaccaaatcACAGT TTCTGTACAAGGAGCGCTGGATCTACGTTCAGAAAGAGAGCACGCGAGAG AGACATGGCTACTGTACGCTAGGGGAAGCTTTCAACAGGCTGGACTTTTCCAGCGCCATCCAGGACGTGCGTAGATTCGACTACGTGGTGAAA ctGCTGCATCTAATCGCCAAGTCCCAGCTGACGTCTTTGAGCGGAGCCGCTCAGAAAAACTACTTCAACGTGCTGGAGAAGATCGTGAGGAAGG CTCTGGACGATCAGCAGAACCCACGGCTGATTAAAGCCTTACTGCAGGACCTCAGCTCAGTCCTTGGGACTCTCATCCGTGAAGTGGGAAAGTCTGTACTTGTGGGCAACATCAACATCTGGCACTGCCGCCTGGAAACCATTCATAACTGGCAACAACAGCTCAACAATTTACAGATCCCTAag CGGATCTCCAACGGCATGACACTGAGCGACCTTCCACTACACATGCAGAACAACATCCTGTACAAGTTCAGCGATGCCTGTGACATCATCAACCtgggacaggccacgcccacactgcacatgctcagcgAGGACCGGCAGCTGTGGAAGAAGCTGTGCCAGTTCCACTTTGCCGAGAAACAG ttCTGCAGGCACTTGATTATGTCAGAGAAAGGCCACGTGGACTGGAAGCTGATGTTCTTCACGCTGCAGAAGTACTACCCAAAGAAGGAGCAGTACGGCGACACGCTCCACTTCTGCAGACACTGTAGCATCCTCTTCTGGAAG
- the kti12 gene encoding protein KTI12 homolog, with protein MPLIIICGFPCSGKSRRAQELKDYFVENTDKQVDIIGDEMQGVEKNSVYADSQREKNLRGALRSEVERKINKDDIVILDSLNYIKGYRYELFCLVKHAQTPHCLVYCLTSAALSSEWNKERDEAYRYSQEILDAVILRFEAPDSRNRWDSPLFTLQKEDRLPFEAISDAILRRKAPPRNQSTQSQPLSSTNFLYELDRVTQEILMAVLDSQKTSVPGDAIAVPGTTEKFDVKRSLNVAELRKLRRQFISYTKTHPTENIGLIANMFVQYLNKSVH; from the coding sequence ATGCCTTTAATTATTATATGTGGCTTTCCTTGCAGCGGCAAAAGTCGCCGAGCTCAAGAGTTAAAGGACTACTTCGTGGAAAACACAGATAAACAAGTTGACATCATTGGAGATGAAATGCAGGGTGTTGAGAAGAACTCGGTGTATGCAGACTCACAGAGGGAGAAAAATCTGAGAGGTGCTTTGCGATCTGAAGTCGAAAGGAAAATCAACAAGGATGACATTGTCATTCTGGATTCCTTGAATTACATTAAAGGCTACAGATATGAACTGTTTTGTCTGGTCAAGCATGCACAGACACCACATTGCTTGGTCTACTGTCTGACATCTGCTGCATTGAGCTCAGAGTGGAACAAGGAAAGAGATGAAGCTTATCGATATTCCCAGGAAATCCTGGATGCCGTAATTCTGAGGTTCGAAGCGCCTGATTCGAGAAATAGGTGGGACAGTCCTCTCTTTACTCTCCAGAAAGAGGACCGGCTTCCATTTGAAGCGATCTCTGATGCCATTTTGAGAAGGAAAGCGCCACCACGTAACCAGTCTACACAAAGTCAACCGCTATCGTCTACCAACTTCTTATACGAGCTGGACAGAGTTACTCAGGAGATCTTAATGGCTGTTCTTGACTCGCAGAAGACCAGCGTTCCTGGGGACGCCATCGCAGTTCCAGGAACTACGGAAAAATTCGATGTGAAAAGAAGCCTTAACGTAGCCGAACTGAGGAAACTTCGGAGACAGTTCATCAGTTACACCAAGACGCACCCGACAGAGAACATCGGACTGATAGCCAATATGTTTGTGCAGTACCTCAATAAGAGTGTGCACTGA
- the fbxo25 gene encoding F-box only protein 25 isoform X1 codes for MPFLGQDWRSPGWSWIKTEDGWKPFEFFGAHSKEFQLEELDNENKENLYAGNVCEVAAKKRKKDYINNNTKSQFLYKERWIYVQKESTRERHGYCTLGEAFNRLDFSSAIQDVRRFDYVVKLLHLIAKSQLTSLSGAAQKNYFNVLEKIVRKALDDQQNPRLIKALLQDLSSVLGTLIREVGKSVLVGNINIWHCRLETIHNWQQQLNNLQIPKRISNGMTLSDLPLHMQNNILYKFSDACDIINLGQATPTLHMLSEDRQLWKKLCQFHFAEKQFCRHLIMSEKGHVDWKLMFFTLQKYYPKKEQYGDTLHFCRHCSILFWKDRHVALLLKDSGHPCTSNDPDSCLTPVSPQHFIDLFRF; via the exons ATGCCATTCTTGGGCCAAGACTGGAGATCTCCTGGCTGGAGTTGGATCAAAACCGAGGATGGATGGAAACCCTTTGAGTTTTTTGGGGCTCACAGTAAAGAATTTCAGCTGGAAGA ACTCGACAATGAAAACAAAGAGAACTTATATGCAGGAAATGTGTGTGAAGTAGCTgccaagaaaaggaaaaaggactacatcaacaacaacaccaaatcACAGT TTCTGTACAAGGAGCGCTGGATCTACGTTCAGAAAGAGAGCACGCGAGAG AGACATGGCTACTGTACGCTAGGGGAAGCTTTCAACAGGCTGGACTTTTCCAGCGCCATCCAGGACGTGCGTAGATTCGACTACGTGGTGAAA ctGCTGCATCTAATCGCCAAGTCCCAGCTGACGTCTTTGAGCGGAGCCGCTCAGAAAAACTACTTCAACGTGCTGGAGAAGATCGTGAGGAAGG CTCTGGACGATCAGCAGAACCCACGGCTGATTAAAGCCTTACTGCAGGACCTCAGCTCAGTCCTTGGGACTCTCATCCGTGAAGTGGGAAAGTCTGTACTTGTGGGCAACATCAACATCTGGCACTGCCGCCTGGAAACCATTCATAACTGGCAACAACAGCTCAACAATTTACAGATCCCTAag CGGATCTCCAACGGCATGACACTGAGCGACCTTCCACTACACATGCAGAACAACATCCTGTACAAGTTCAGCGATGCCTGTGACATCATCAACCtgggacaggccacgcccacactgcacatgctcagcgAGGACCGGCAGCTGTGGAAGAAGCTGTGCCAGTTCCACTTTGCCGAGAAACAG ttCTGCAGGCACTTGATTATGTCAGAGAAAGGCCACGTGGACTGGAAGCTGATGTTCTTCACGCTGCAGAAGTACTACCCAAAGAAGGAGCAGTACGGCGACACGCTCCACTTCTGCAGACACTGTAGCATCCTCTTCTGGAAG GACCGACACGTGGCTTTGCTCTTGAAG
- the fam110c gene encoding protein FAM110C isoform X2: protein MLGTSRILEKGPGYLRKQMELEREGNVRASAAERLAATKPNYVKSPQVTSSPSAPEQVTGTGSPCGRGSTERSAPAPGTPASEQEANLAKRNSSKKRPDSILLYRQKCDLQRSSPGANYRRKRTLLKSLRERNRAGAPVSAGQNAESSSDTEQAQAEEDGKDKDNDNGPLPERVNVARRAIEAGGSESERARKGVSRSHSDISSRYSKNFADFDSFFMYCGLESDVVESLGRENFSSRSDERELSYGPERKRGHVRRRDFTHQR from the exons ATGCTGGGCACGTCGCGGATTCTGGAAAAGGGGCCCGGGTACTTGAGGAAGCAAATGGAGCTGGAGCGCGAGGGGAACGTGCGCGCGAGCGCAGCGGAGAGGCTCGCGGCCACCAAGCCCAACTACGTGAAGAGCCCACAGGTGACGAGTTCACCTTCCGCCCCCGAGCAGGTTACCGGTACAGGTTCCCCCTGCGGCCGAGGGTCCACCGAGCGGAGCGCACCAGCTCCCGGTACACCTGCTTCCGAACAGGAAGCAAATCTCGCGAAGCGGAACAGCTCCAAGAAACGACCGGACTCGATCTTACTGTACAGACAGAAGTGCGACCTGCAGAGAAGCTCACCGGGCGCGAACTACCGGCGCAAACGGACTTTACTCAAATCACTGAGAGAGAGGAACCGCGCAGGCGCTCCGGTTTCAGCCGGTCAGAACGCTGAAAGTTCATCCGACACGGAACAAGCTCAGGCGGAAGAGGACGGGAAAGATAAAGACAACGATAACGGCCCGTTGCCCGAGCGCGTGAACGTGGCGAGAAGAGCTATTGAAGCAGGAGGGTCCGAGTCGGAGCGCGCGAGGAAGGGGGTGTCGCGCTCGCACTCCGACATCAGCTCGCGCTATTCTAAAAACTTCGCCGACTTCGACTCGTTTTTCATGTACTGCGGCCTCGAGAGCGACGTCGTGGAGTCCCTGGGCAGAGAAAATTTCTCCTCGCGCTCGGATGAGCGTGAACTTTCCTACG GTCCGGAGCGTAAGCGTGGCCACGTCAGACGGCGAGATTTCACACACCAGCGGTGA